The DNA sequence taaactttcatcattattagcaattcataaTTAAACGTGACATCATAACATGTGGTAACGTCatagttccccatatgcaccgTGAGTACCTGCTAGTGACCGTAGtataactcatgttgaaactgCGTTGTCTATAAACTCGTTCTCACTGCAttgttaatataatataacatcataaaaatcataacgtgtacacccaccagcgttaggtgtcataacatatttACTTCGCtctggcattctttaaaaagaacccattcgaaacctgttgactgttcttcatcaacctaggggttaccactccattcttaaacactccagagtggacataggagttccactaggataatttcccatcctagcctttggggtcatgtcaaaattattttcatgctatgtttgaaaaaatgtatttcaaGCCATGTGCATATTTAGTaagtttcatgaaaaatgacatttatatgcaatatgctaaaaattgtgaaaatctCACATGCCATGTAAACAAGTAATCACAATGCTCaataatgtatcatatgatgttttatgctcaaaataACAATTGAAATATGAATCAAACacttatcaataattcataaataatctatcaaagtgtaagttagatgccaacttacaaacttcctaagtaatttgaaaaatgtcATAGCTGCTGAAATCAAGTgtgtactaagttaggattaatactacTTTGGatgaggttcaaaatcaaaggcatCAAAATGggttatttacaaaaatacccctagactttcaaaaattgtcatTAAGGCCCTAAATGtttactaattgcaaacgaactccaaatttaaccaactTCAtagacttcatatttttggcattctaaaaccatctataccattagattttcaaaaatcaaagtgaaACTTGCCCAAACAAtcccaacccatggcatgcattctagttgatgcctaagtgtattttcaactattgatccatatgaatgcatgcatatgagattttctttaatcacaaataaccACTAATCTCTTTAATGATGTGATAAAGTCTAATTCTTggataatcaagttcatcccaacacttaatcatggctaagaatCCTTAATCTCCAACTTATTCAAAACTGATACATGCTTGTGTTGCATCTCCCGATGCTCAAAATCTCCATttcatcccaagcggaggttgggggcCTCACAACTGGTAACATTTCAACCCTACTGTAGTTGGTAGCTTGTGTTTGCTAAGAATCCCTCAGTAATCTTAGTTACCTTTGTAGGTAAGGTTAAGTTGATGCAACAGTTGGTTTGTGCTCTGTTCGATTCTAGAGTTTCGCGCTACTTTGTGTCATATGATTGCGTAAGAAGATGTAAGTTGAGTGTGGAATCCTTGTCCCAGAAAGTTTTAGTAGCTATTCCAAACAGGAAAGTAGTTGGATGCACTCGAATAGTTAGGAGTTGTCGGTTGGAAGTCGCAGGACTGACCGTAACCTCAGATTTGATCGTTTTCTATTAAATGGAATTCGGCTTGATTTTAGGATTGGATTGGCTGTCTAGGCACTATGCTAAAATAGGAAGGTAATCTTCAAGTTACCCTCAAAGGATAGAATTTGTTACATGGGGGAAGTAGTGAAGTCAATTCCATCAACCTTAACAGTAGAACGAGCGAAGAAGGCCTTGAAGTAAGGAGCCGATGCATATCTAGTGGTTATGACTAGTGCAAGAAAGGAACCCAAAGGAGTCGAAGGGATTCCCGTGATAAAAGAGTTTCCTAAAGTTTTTGCTAATGATCTGCCCGGATTACCCCCAAACCGGGAAACAAAGTTTGTAACTGAGTTGGAGCTAGCTACGGCCCCAGTATACAAGGCACCATATCGAATGGCCCTGGCCGAGTTGAAGGAGCTAAACGTTCAGATTGAGGAACTCCTTGAAAAAGGATTTATTCGCCCAAGTTCGTCCCCATGGGATGCACTAGTCCTATTTGTGAAAAAGATGGATGGCACTATGAGGATGTTCATTGGCTATCATGATTTGAATAAAGTAACCATTAAGAATAAGTACCCTTTACCTCGAATCGACAACTTGTTGGTTCAATTGCATGAGCGTCGGTATTTTCTAAGATACACCAACAATCAGGATaacatcaattgaagatcaagGATCAAGATGcatctaaaatgtctttttagACTCGTTATGGACACTTTGAATCTttagtaatgccttttggactgATAAATGCCCCAGCAGcattcatggatttgatgaatcggATATTTAGACAATATTTGGACAGCTTTGTAGTGGTGTTCATCGATGACATTCTGATTTACTCCCAAAGCGATGAAGAACATAGGGAGCACCTGAGGATAGTGTTGAAGACCTTACAAGAACATAAGCTTTACGCTAAACTTACAAGTGTGAGTTCTGGCTTAGAAAGGTAAAATTTTGGTGACATGTTATTTCCAGAGAAGGTGTGGCAGTAGATCCTGCTAAGATagaagtaataataaaatggtaGAAACTGACCAATGCCCACAAGATACATACCTTTTTGGGTTTGGTAGGATATTATCGAAGATTCGTCGAAGGATTTTCTAAATTGTCTGGTCCCTTAACGGCATTGAGAAAGAAGAATGCCAAGTATGTTTGGAATGAGGAATGTGAAAGGAGCTTTCAGGAACTCAAAAGGAGGTTAACCATGGCCCTTGTATTGGCTTTACCGTATGTGGTTTATAGTGATGCCTATAAATGGGTTTAGAGTGCGCATTGATGCAAGAAAGGCGAGTCGTCACTTCCTCCTGACAACTCAAGGATCATGAGCGGAATTATCCTACTCACAATTTGGAACTTGTCGCTGTAGTCTTTGCGCTAAAGATTTGGAGACATTATCTTTATGGAGAAAAGTTTGTGGTGTACACTGATTATAAAAGTCTCTAGTATCTGTTTAGTTAGAAGAAACTGAACATGAGGTTGAGAAGATGGGTGGAGATGATCAACGATTATCAGTGTGAGATCATGTATCACCCTGGAAAAGCCAATGTGGTAGCAGATGCCCTTAGTCATAAGACTCAGACTGATGTGCAATCATTATTGGCAGGAATGAGGGAATAACTAATAGGAAAGCTGCCATGAGATATCAAGTTAacggtggtggaggagattgTGCCATTAATTGATGAAGAAATTATCGAGGGATAGAGTAAGGATCATAAATTGGTGAAACTTCggtagaaaattatgaaatctGAAGGACCACAACATTTGTTGATTGGTAAAGATGATGTTGTGCTACAAGGAGAGGAAAGTGGTTCCTAATGTTCCTGAGTTAAAGGAAAGGATTCTGAAGAAAGCCCATTGTACACCATATACTGCTCATCCTGGTAGCACCAAGATGTACCGAGATTTGAAGGAACAATTTTGGTGGGATGGAATAAAAAGAGATGTGGCAGAATTTGTTGTGAAATATTCAATTTGCCAATTGGTAAAGGCTGAGCATCAGAGACCAGCTAGAGAATTACAACCGTTACTAATCCCAGAATGGAAGTGGGAGGATGTGTCTATGGATTTCGTGAGAGGTTTGCCAAGGACATCGTCAAGGAAAAATTCGATTTGGGTCATAGTTGACCGATTGACTAAAAGTGCACATTTTCTACCTATTGCTAATATAGACTCGTTGGACAAGTTCTCTCAAGTTTATGTTAAGGAGATAGTTAGGCTTCATGGAGTGCCTAAGTCTATAGTATTCGACACAGATACGCGATTCACATCGCATTTTTGGCAAAGTTTACAGAAAATGTTGGGTACGAATCTGAGGTTTGGTAGTGCCTTTTACCCGCAAACAGACGGGTAGACAGAACGTAATATCCAGACattggaggatatgttgcgtgATGGAGTTAAGTGGCAATTGGGAAAGTCATTTACCATTGATAGAAGTTGCttacaataaaaattttcaGGTTACAATACAGATGGCACCTTACAAAGCGTTGTATGGAAGAAAATGCAGATCCCCTCTGTACTAGGCTGAAGTCGATGAAAGGAAGTTGTTAGGATCGAAGTACTTGCAGGATGTATGTAAGCAATGGATCTAATCCGGGAAAGGATGAAAGCAACCCAAAGTTGTCAAAAGAGTTATGCTGATAAACGACGAAGAAATTTAGAGTTTAATGTGGGAGATTGGGTGTACGTCAAGGTATTGTCCATGAAGGGAGTTATTCGGGTTGGAAATAAAGGAAAGTCGAGCCCCATGTATGTAAGACCGTTTGACGTTATGGAAAGATTGGATCTACCAGCTGAGATGGAAGGAGTGCACAATGTTTTCCACATATCGTCATTAAAGAAGAGCTCTGGGGAGAAACAACCTGTGGTAATGGAAGCCGCTAGTATATGACTTTAGCCGAATCTATCGTCTGAAAGATGGCCTTTGCAGATTGTGGATAGCAAAGACCAAGAGCTAAGGAATCCAAAAGTATCTTTAGTAAAAGTACTTTGGAACAACCCAACTTTTCAAGAAGCGACATGGGAAAGAGAAGATTTGATGAGGACTCAATATCCTCATTTATTTGTAACTTAGAACTTGTGTATTCATGAATCTTATTTATGAATGATTGTTTAATTGTACTTTGATTTCTTTTGTGTGATTGTCTCTATGTTATCTATTAAATTTTAGTGATGTTATGTGCACCTACCATACCCATGAAAAGGGCATGGTTTGTAGTAGGAATACCCCTCGCATGTATGTGTCCTCGGCATGGTTTGTAGTACGAACGCAGCCGCCAAAACCAACAAGTAAGGAGGGATCGAATGATGAGTGCTCACTAGCAGCAGATGGAAAGATTCGAGTATCATCGCACTCATGTAATGGATGAGAATTTTTGAGGTAATATTTTCCTAAGGAAAGCCTTACCACATGAAGAGCGTCAACTCCCACAGGATCCTTTGGTATGGAGGGATGTAAATAGGTTACGTCTACTCGAACTTAACCCTAAGGCAGAATCTAGTTGCATTGCAGGAGCTCATGCTTCGAGATATGACCCTCTTGAAACTTCAAATATGTCTACTGACTGTATTCACTATCGTGAGGAAGGACAACCCATTGAAGATACTGAGCTTAGATTGAGCATAGCTTAAATGGGATGCGAGTAAACATGTACTATGATTATGACTTGGAcgttatattctattttttgcAAGATTGAAGAAGGTGAAGTACCGCTTCCATCATCATCTGAGGATTCTACAGCAGCCAGTGCAAGAGGTACTAATGAGGATTAGTTTTCTTCTATTGATAGATTTGTTTTGTGACTACGGTATCGATTTCAAGGATGGAATCTTTTTCTAAGGGGGGCAGGATGTGACGACCAAGATTTTTGCTAAgcttttatgcaatttttttttatatattattaatttgggcCAAGAGAGGTGGAGTAACCCAATTTGAAATTTGGTTTGGTACTAGGCATCTAAGGCTTTAAGaaaggcccaagcccatgagCGTTTCGGGCTTTATAAGGGAATTAGGATTTTGTAGCCCAATAGAGCTACGACACATGCCCAGCCCAATTCTTTGAACACCACATGTCATCCAATGGAGCTTATAGCAAAGACTTGATGAATCTGGATTGGATTGAGGGAAGAGAGGTGAGAGAGTCTAGGGTTTGGCCTTGCACGCCTACCATAGAGGATCACCCACCTTTTTGCCatatgtcatgcatgcaagaaaGCTTGCTTGTAAGAAGAGGCTTTGTGACACTTGTCAtctttagagagagagattctagaAGAAAGATGATGAGGTTATGAAAAGTGGAGCCTTGGGAAGGCCAAGAAGCCTTGCACGACAACCATAGAGAAAAAGGTATTttgctttttgccatgtgtcatgtaTACATAGGGGGAGCCATCCTGTCTCGCCCTGTCGTGGCCGTTGTCCATTATCCTGACAAGGCCTCTTATCCCTATGTGATGCtggttggagttgttgttgctgctgtcactttctttgattattgtaatcgatactttcttgaatgtcttcttcagcaatggtagCACGGGTGACCAGTTCCGTGAATTCCGAATCCTGAGAGTACGTACACGCTCCCTAATCCTGCGATTCAGACCGCGCTCaaacttttcagctttcttttcctcatctggaATTAAGTAACTGGCAAAACGGGAAAGCTCCATGAATGTCGTAGCATATTGTGCTACCGTCATTGATACTTGAGTAAGATCCATAAACTGGCGAGCTCTCGACTCCTGAAGGGTTTGCGGAAAGAAGTGGtccaaaaagattttcttgaaatgctCCCAAGTAATGGGGACTGCTTCCCCCAATTCCAACTGAACCAAAGCCCGAGTCGACTTCCACCATTTGTTTGCCATGTCAGTCAAATGGTAAGTGGCATATTTCACCTTCTGATCAT is a window from the Juglans regia cultivar Chandler chromosome 7, Walnut 2.0, whole genome shotgun sequence genome containing:
- the LOC108992505 gene encoding uncharacterized protein LOC108992505 translates to MAPRGRRPRVPPSENNTVQDDNSEVLAAAATRFFQRMVNGDMVVGRTTQVGCTLEQFSHQHPPTFDGRLNSLDAESWIERMEQIFEVLYCTDDQKVKYATYHLTDMANKWWKSTRALVQLELGEAVPITWEHFKKIFLDHFFPQTLQESRARQFMDLTQVSMTVAQYATTFMELSRFASYLIPDEEKKAEKFERGLNRRIRERVRTLRIRNSRNWLLGLPKAPLFITSSSFF